A portion of the Fulvia fulva chromosome 1, complete sequence genome contains these proteins:
- a CDS encoding Transcriptional activator ptaB yields the protein MMAAYQPTPGVGHPGLPHGHPGMAPTPGHMGQTMQMHPGVSGAPHVSQPGAMMGMQPGAQGMGPGGMGGQHPNGMMQAQMGGHSVAGGMPGQQNMSHMTPQQAMQQQVMMQQMQNNPQLLQQQQMLRMRHHQQQQMLQQQAAAQQNGMNSMQQGMQLTPQQMAQMQHAQAQQQQQQQQQQAGGQSVQLPAHLMQQQMALHQQRMQAQAQQQQQTQLQQQMAMQHVNSQQSNQGQPTPQNPQAQPNNPQQIRPQSRMANPNEQAQASQQQHQAQGQAQPVSAPNQQAAQQGQQANAQNTPQALQRQQQIAMMQRQQMLAQQRQQAAMHNQSTTQQATNAQGGMFILRLMSFSDHIGQFTEESGKQMAAWNSLVDKHFAPEGRLIHSFDNDPAGQRNKNYEVLRPSVARYFWTYFDSGASSLRLHTENAREVPNPSGSHQVVCQNAIFSVSYPSGARLEMTGSLQVLFSAGSDAIECLQFSTANTDEIISRSRIEKVVSEWSPSLPNKSPKMAKNKLPKAQQKMQEQQDRLTMDHFPKAPKGTLGVSSKVQYFLEMGETMNLMSDLMSCAQEKKIRPEQALEHLAAQNEANGQTQQGGNTQIHLPMNGVPQGARTPSMGNMQMPQNGQGGAYASPSVANLNLPNGMNGSPHLGNHPGNLAPNMGLANSHTPSPHQSNMAAPPMVPQHSQQGTNSSVASANTSPNMNNTGAKRRRSTVKLEGDDGGGPDNSNRVKPSPRMAKKARP from the exons ATGATGGCAGCATATCAACCTACGCCTGGAGTAGGGCACCCGGGCCTGCCTCACGGACATCCAGGCATGGCGCCGACGCCGGGCCACATGGGTCAAACAATGCAGATGCACCCGGGAGTCTCTGGGGCGCCTCATGTGAGCCAGCCCGGTGCCATGATGGGCATGCAGCCTGGTGCGCAGGGCATGGGCCCTGGTGGAATGGGCGGACAGCACCCCAATGGCATGATGCAGGCGCAGATGGGCGGCCACAGCGTGGCAGGTGGCATGCCCGGACAGCAGAACATGAGCCATATGACACCGCAGCAGGCAATGCAGCAGCAGGTCATGATGCAGCAGA TGCAAAACAATCCACAATTGTTgcagcagcagcaaatgCTCCGTATGCGCCATCATCAGCAGCAACAGATGCTCCAACAGCAAGCTGCCGCTCAGCAAAACGGCATGAACAGTATGCAGCAAGGCATGCAATTAACACCGCAGCAGATGGCACAAATGCAGCACGCACAGGCACAGCAACAGCAGCAGCAACAGCAGCAGCAAGCGGGTGGCCAGTCTGTTCAGCTGCCGGCACATCTGATGCAGCAGCAGATGGCCCTTCACCAGCAGCGAATGCAAGCCCAGGCGCAACAGCAACAACAGACCCAGTTGCAACAGCAAATGGCAATGCAGCACGTCAATTCTCAGCAGAGCAACCAGGGGCAACCCACTCCGCAGAATCCTCAGGCACAACCAAACAATCCTCAGCAAATACGACCACAATCTCGAATGGCGAACCCAAACGAGCAAGCCCAAGCCAGCCAGCAACAGCATCAGGCCCAAGGCCAGGCCCAACCAGTCTCGGCGCCGAACCAGCAAGCTGCTCAACAAGGACAACAGGCAAATGCCCAAAATACACCCCAGGCTCTGCAGCGGCAGCAACAGATAGCCATGATGCAGCGACAACAGATGCTGGCACAGCAACGACAACAGGCGGCGATGCACAACCAAAGCACGACTCAGCAAGCGACAAACGCTCAAGGAGGCATGTTTATTTTGAGGTTAATGAGCTTCAGTGACCACATTGGTCAATTCACCGAGGAAAGCGGCAAGCAAATGGCGGCTTGGAACAGTCTAGTGGACAAACATTTCGCACCCGAAGGTCGCCTCATTCATAGCTTCGACAACGACCCAGCTGGCCAGCGCAACAAGAATTATGAGGTACTTCGACCGAGCGTGGCGCGGTATTTCTGGACATACTTCGATTCTGGGGCGAGTTCATTACGCCTACACACTGAGAATGCTCGCGAGGTCCCGAATCCCAGTGGTAGCCATCAAGTGGTTTGTCAGAACGCGATTTTCTCTGTCTCGTATCCGAGTGGTGCTCGGCTAGAGATGACTGGGTCCTTGCAAGTCCTCTTCAGCGCTGGAAGCGATGCGATTGAGTGTCTCCAGTTCTCCACTGCGAACACAGATGAGATAATTTCTCGATCTCGGATCGAGAAGGTGGTCAGCGAATGGTCACCCTCTTTGCCGAACAAGTCGCCGAAGATGGCGAAGAACAAATTGCCGAAAGCTCAGCAGAAGATGCAGGAACAACAAGATCGGTTGACCATGGACCATTTTCCGAAAGCGCCCAAGGGAACACTCGGCGTCTCCTCCAAGGTGCAATATTTTCTAGAG ATGGGCGAAACAATGAACCTGATGTCTGATCTCATGTCGTGCGCCCAGGAAAAGAAGATTCGTCCTGAGCAAGCTCTGGAACATCTTGCAGCACAAAATGAAGCTAATGGCCAAACACAGCAAGGCGGTAACACGCAGATACACCTTCCCATGAACGGTGTTCCACAAGGAGCGAGAACACCAAGTATGGGCAATATGCAGATGCCGCAAAACGGCCAAGGCGGAGCATATGCGTCACCTTCTGTCGCCAATCTGAATCTGCCTAACGGGATGAATGGCTCACCACATCTGGGCAATCATCCTGGTAACCTCGCGCCCAACATGGGTTTAGCAAACTCACACACGCCATCGCCCCACCAGTCGAACATGGCGGCACCACCTATGGTCCCGCAGCATAGCCAGCAGGGTACCAATAGCAGCGTCGCAAGCGCCAACACCAGTCCCAATATGAACAACACAGGCGCCAAGCGGAGACGAAGTACTGTCAAGCTCGAAGGAGACGATGGCGGCGGCCCAGACAACTCCAACCGGGTCAAACCAAGTCCTCGCATGGCGAAGAAGGCGAGACCTTGA
- a CDS encoding Exocyst complex component SEC3 codes for MSRPPNGYASMPGAMSSHSRLGTPQSGSQRPHSPGSSQQSQSQSQSQSQSQPQSQSQSQPTPPAMSRAERFEDEKRRIVESCFSKLDNSGQLAESYITHIRIMEDAQYPSAPPPADSLDSNKKQRLIIIAVRSTGRVRMHKARENNNGSFSIGKTWNMEELSAIESYSNPATPAANEREAQARALAGNVGFTVTITKPYYWQAGTSKEKDFFIASAVKIYRKYTKGQIPDLKGFDEREKAMILGSFPAPQGQPPPGPQALPPGDRQPSHSPAPAPPQPPFAARDHSRDGSRYRQSPGPPPSISDARPGSGPNSRRPSDQPPGRGGLPGAQQHAGALAPGGPRAFASTEQMRSRSRDDRDAMLPQLRPGTSPAPGSEHRAPSFASTQRSDDMPPHSPMRTKSPRLPGPGTAPPSSKPQSPPKHRDVQHIDGASEERQVNDGTALNGQSSGADLFQEARQRYMNYQPGTSPDPSSQGRLPPIETSQPYKPAQNGKLKTPIDKQPLTGQSESSDGINLEDAAALGALTSYWGPEHAKAAPSPATEQSEGFPTPKIAQSEDPPTPRRSNFRPPVDFESERKGSEASIDLRPAPLNASRPAREIAAQAVGSQQAEGLPPMSEPPRPEAKAARPTALGISQLRDETPDDSPAQTPDEEKMEEEQYRPGLGPMFRKRAIADRFRKAANASNAFKPRPGGAAEAILRAKAERDGEPDGITGVVPRPATREKHTQADQPPATPITDSAPDHDFAVKQPREEPPSAPPTVEISSPQTPARDVPDTINTRQSVELHDTTAHLQPTPDPERVEEVVEKRQIRQPQVKIKRRSAQQEKYLASLGIDRTLLDGKGLDFEAMLSEFGWNREVLQPKQLAVLETDIRREQGRVEAGSWLSHTDAAREERVSHVESLLDKAIAECDELEGLLTLYHVELSSLNDDIAFIEAQSQGLQVQSANQKLLQSELQGLVDTMSLGRNTMEPLRYGDLSDPRGLDQVENSLVKLYQAMLTMDPTMGKYSHGRPRSRGGFDDNETANMTALREKKVTYDRETNEFCKRLMQFLDNKFTLATNSSKGRMLQIPRAGGLAKLNSDAVLEVRNGLWMYSPLILFTKEVNTPAWQTLQRMYYTRAAVLYTDAFKENISNMKRAARASVGDETDILFTAQEKEEHPAGGGLASTARKITVKRSQTLAKTLRNPLGGDKSHAPERKQPGTMSRSEAFALAMDDMAPKISEEQNFFVELFHANSLEAQDFIDAVGSASPSARRGTDLRRPKPTDPDRHIAGLVTNTMGEIFNFFGRELDAMLNWSISEDPVQGVGVMASLGKHAFYLRESNQEYLQHLVTELFDKLQSRFNKFVDEQIRAIEDTKVKIKKRKGIIAFMKIFPQFSNYVENVFATVAGNDYDGPADCVLDVRRLVDAAYDKLNRAMFDSLKVIAKESPVAGAPVKGGTAQGADDPEDKEMLNYHILLIENMHHYIEEVEDGGRQGVLSVWKETAQKERADALEGYVLRVIRRPLGKLLDFLESTDSILTSNNNNPTAVSSRPSYSRKTLRHLLSERYDGKTVRRDIDTLRKRIEKHFGDADDSEAVSRNLVGLVSKECEQAYEGVLDRVEKLKQQVYPDTEGEKEVIIDFTKADIAAAFRR; via the exons ATGTCCAGGCCGCCGAACGGATATGCTTCTATGCCAGGCGCCATGAGCTCCCACTCTCGTCTGGGCACGCCGCAGTCGGGCAGCCAACGCCCACACTCGCCTGGATCGTCGCAGCAGTCGCAGTCGCAGTCGCAGTCGCAGTCGCAGTCACAGCCACAGTCACAGTCACAGTCACAGCCAACACCTCCTGCCATGTCTCGCGCCGAACGATTCGAGGATGAGAAGAGACGCATCGTCGAGTCGTGCTTCTCCAAGCTCGACAACAGCGGCCAACTAGCGGAGAGCTACATCACGCATATCCGGATCATGGAGGATGCGCAGTATCCGTCTGCTCCTCCGCCGGCCGACAGTCTGGACTCGAACAAGAAGCAGCGTCTGATCATCATAGCCGTGCGATCAACAGGACGAGTGAGGATGCACAAGGCGCGAGAGAACAACAACGGCAGCTTCAGCATAGGCAAGACGTGGAACATGGAGGAGTTGTCCGCCATCGAGTCGTACTCGAATCCAGCTACACCCGCTGCAAATGAAAGGGAGGCGCAAGCGCGGGCACTGGCAGGCAATGTCGGCTTCACCGTCACCATCACGAAGCCGTACTACTGGCAGGCCGGGACGTCTAAAGAAAAGGACTTCTTCATTGCGAGTGCTGTCAAGATCTACCGCAAGTACACCAAGGGTCAGATTCCAGACCTGAAAGGCTTTGATGAACGGGAGAAAGCCATGATTCTAGGATCGTTCCCGGCTCCGCAAGGCCAGCCTCCTCCTGGACCGCAGGCTCTTCCTCCAGGAGATCGACAGCCCAGTCACTCCCCGGCTCCTGCTCCTCCGCAGCCACCCTTTGCGGCAAGAGACCACAGTCGAGATGGAAGTCGGTATAGGCAAAGTCCTGGTCCTCCACCAAGTATTAGCGATGCAAGGCCAGGAAGTGGACCAAACAGCCGGAGACCTTCAGATCAGCCGCCGGGCAGAGGCGGTCTTCCTGGCGCTCAGCAACATGCTGGAGCCCTTGCGCCTGGTGGACCACGTGCTTTTGCTAGTACCGAGCAGATGCGTTCACGAAGTCGCGACGACAGAGACGCCATGCTGCCACAGTTGCGACCTGGAACGTCACCCGCCCCAGGCTCTGAGCACAGGGCGCCGTCGTTTGCGTCGACGCAAAGGTCTGACGATATGCCGCCACATTCACCGATGCGGACCAAGAGTCCACGCTTACCCGGGCCAGGAACTGCACCGCCATCCTCGAAGCCACAAAGCCCTCCAAAGCACAGAGATGTGCAACATATAGATGGCGCTTCTGAAGAAAGACAGGTCAATGACGGCACTGCTTTGAATGGGCAAAGCTCTGGCGCGGATCTGTTCCAAGAGGCACGGCAGCGGTATATGAACTATCAGCCAGGGACATCACCTGACCCTTCGTCACAAGGCAGGTTGCCGCCGATAGAGACTTCACAGCCCTACAAGCCCGCTCAGAACGGCAAGCTGAAAACACCGATCGACAAGCAGCCTCTGACAGGGCAAAGCGAATCATCCGACGGCATCAACCTCGAGGACGCTGCCGCTCTTGGTGCTCTGACATCTTATTGGGGTCCAGAGCATGCCAAGGCAGCACCGTCTCCAGCCACTGAACAGAGTGAAGGCTTCCCTACTCCGAAGATCGCACAGAGCGAAGATCCTCCTACACCTCGGCGCTCGAACTTTCGTCCGCCAGTTGACTTCGAGTCTGAGCGTAAAGGATCAGAGGCCAGCATTGACCTCCGGCCTGCTCCGCTCAACGCCTCGAGGCCAGCACGTGAGATCGCCGCTCAGGCGGTTGGCTCGCAGCAGGCAGAAGGGTTGCCACCGATGTCAGAGCCACCGAGACCTGAAGCCAAGGCGGCAAGGCCCACCGCTTTGGGCATATCACAGCTCCGAGACGAGACGCCAGATGACAGCCCTGCACAGACCCCTGATGAGGAGAAGATGGAGGAAGAGCAGTACAGGCCTGGTCTTGGACCAATGTTCAGAAAGAGAGCGATCGCAGACCGGTTCAGGAAGGCAGCGAATGCATCAAATGCTTTCAAGCCGCGACCCGGAGGGGCCGCGGAAGCCATTCTTCGAGCAAAGGCCGAGCGCGACGGTGAACCGGATGGCATTACTGGGGTCGTGCCCAGACCGGCGACACGCGAGAAGCACACTCAAGCAGATCAGCCTCCTGCAACGCCGATCACAGATAGTGCGCCAGATCATGACTTCGCAGTCAAGCAGCCGCGTGAAGAACCGCCTTCAGCACCACCAACAGTTGAAATTAGTTCGCCACAAACACCAGCACGAGACGTACCTGACACGATCAACACACGGCAAAGCGTGGAGCTGCATGACACGACTGCCCATCTTCAACCAACACCTGACCCAGAACGAGTAGAAGAAGTCGTCGAAAAGAGGCAAATACGCCAGCCGCAGGTGAAGATCAAGCGGAGAAGTGCCCAGCAAGAGAAATATCTTGCTTCGCTCGGCATCGACAGAACTCTTCTCGATGGCAAAGGGCTCGATTTCGAGGCTATGCTTTCGGAATTCGGCTGGAATAGAGAAGTTCTACAACCAAAACAGCTTGCCGTTCTGGAGACTGACATTCGCCGGGAGCAAGGGCGAGTGGAGGCTGGATCCTGGCTTTCCCATACCGACGCGGCAAGAGAGGAACGAGTCTCCCATGTCGAAAGTCTGCTTGACAAGGCGATTGCAGAGTGTGATGAGCTCGAAGGCTTGCTGACTCTCTACCATGTCGAGCTGAGCTCTCTGAACGATGACATTGCGTTCATCGAAGCACAATCTCAAGGTCTCCAAGTGCAGTCTGCCAACCAGAAACTCTTACAATCCGAGCTGCAAGGGCTAGTTGACACCATGTCACTTGGCCGCAACACAATGGAGCCACTTCGCTACGGTGACCTTTCCGATCCGCGTGGCCTCGACCAGGTCGAAAACAGCTTAGTCAAGCTATATCAAGCGATGCTTACCATGGACCCAACCATGGGCAAGTATTCACATGGTCGACCGAGGTCGCGTGGAGGTTTCGATGATAACGAGACTGCAAACATGACGGCGCTGCGAGAGAAGAAGGTCACATACGATCGTGAGACTAACGAGTTCTGCAAACGCTTGATGCAGTTCCTGGACAATAAGTTCACTCTGGCAACAAACTCATCGAAAGGACGCATGCTGCAGATACCTCGCGCGGGCGGACTGGCCAAGCTAAATTCGGACGCTGTCCTTGAGGTCCGAAATGGATTGTGGATGTACAGTCCACTCATCCTCTTCACGAAGGAGGTCAACACGCCGGCATGGCAGACATTGCAACGCATGTACTACACTCGAGCTGCCGTCCTGTACACAGACGCTTTCAAAGAGAACATCTCGAACATGAAACGTGCGGCAAGGGCAAGTGTCGGAGATGAGACTGACATCCTATTTACTGCTCAAGAGAAGGAGGAACATCCAGCTGGCGGAGGCTTGGCATCCACTGCGCGGAAGATCACAGTCAAACGATCACAAACGCTCGCGAAGACACTACGAAACCCGCTAGGTGGTGATAAGTCGCATGCTCCTGAACGAAAGCAGCCTGGAACGATGAGTCGGTCTGAAGCATTTGCTCTAGCAATGGACGATATGGCGCCGAAAATCAGTGAGGAGCAGAATTTCTTCGTGGAGCTGTTCCACGCCAACTCTCTGGAAGCCCAAGACTTCATCGACGCCGTCGGGTCTGCTTCGCCTAGCGCGAGGCGCGGGACAGACCTGCGCAGACCCAAACCAACAGACCCGGATCGCCACATTGCTGGTCTCGTGACAAACACTATGGGCGAAATCTTTAACTTCTTCGGACGAGAACTCGACGCCATGCTTAACTGGAGTATTTCGGAAGATCCAGTTCAGGGTGTGGGAGTAATGGCCAGCCTAGGCAAACATGCTTTCTACCTCCGAGAGTCAAACCAGGAATATTTGCAACACCTTGTGACTGAATTATTCGACAAGCTTCAGAGCCGATTTAACAAGTTCGTGGACGAGCAAATACGTGCCATTGAAGACACCAAGGTGAAGATCAAGAAGCGTAAGGGCATTATCGCCTTTATGAAAATATTCCCTCAGTTCTCCAATTACGTCGAAAACGTTTTCGCAACCGTGGCAGGTAACGACTACGACGGTCCCGCTGACTGCGTGCTTGACGTGAGGAGACTTGTGGACGCAGCGTACGACAAGCTCAACCGGGCGATGTTTGATAGTCTCAAAGTCATTGCAAAGGAGAGCCCTGTCGCTGGTGCGCCTGTCAAGGGTGGTACAGCCCAAGGTGCCGATGATCCAGAGGACAAGGAGATGCTCAACTACCACATTCTGCTCATTGAGAACATGCACCACTACATCGAAGAAGTCGAAGATGGTGGTAGGCAAGGAGTCCTTTCGGTATGGAAGGAAACAGCGCAGAAGGAGAGAGCGGACGCTTTGGAAGGCTATGTACTAAGAGTCATCCGAAGACCGCTTGGGAAATTGCTG GACTTCCTCGAATCTACTGATTCTATCCTCACCAGCAACAACAACAACCCTACTGCCGTTTCTTCTCGACCAAGCTACAGCAGAAAGACCTTGCGGCACTTGCTCTCGGAACGCTACGACGGCAAGACTGTGCGCCGTGATATTGACACTTTACGGAAACGCATCGAGAAGCATTTTGGTGATGCTGACGACAGCGAAGCTGTTTCACGAAACCTCGTTGGTCTCGTGTCCAAAGAGTGCGAGCAGGCCTACGAAGGTGTTCTGGATCGGGTGGAGAAGTTGAAGCAGCAGGTGTATCCTGACACGGAGGGCGAGAAGGAGGTGATCATTGATTTCACGAAGGCGGATATTGCTGCTGCATTTAGACGTTAG
- a CDS encoding GPI-anchored hemophore, whose product MKTFILVAAGAALATAQMTLNDIPECGRNCVNAMIGKSQTLGCQAADASCLCGNANFGYGLRDCSNEACGSTIGQQVVSYGVQYCQQALGSASNAQSAGASSVLAGAAGASGADASGSGTAAATQTEGGDNDASQTGSAITTSALTALVSQSDTTFTTTTGSTTIYEGQETGGAGGIGGAISSATDSAASAASSAESSASDAAGSAMTSASDAADSAMSSASEAANSASDAAASATDSSSAAGAMITAAPMLAMGALAALAAM is encoded by the exons ATGAAGACTTTCATCCTCGTCGCCGCCGGCGCCGCTCTCGCGACTGCCCAGATGACGCTCAACGACATTCCAGAATGTGGT CGCAACTGTGTCAATGCCATGATCGGCAAATCTCAGACACTCGGTTGCCAGGCCGCCGACGCGTCTTGCCTCTGCGGTAACGCCAACTTCGGATACGGTCTTCGCGACTGCTCCAACGAGGCTTGTGGAAGCACAATTGGCCAACAGGTCGTTTCGTACGGTGTCCAGTACTGCCAGC AGGCTCTCGGTTCCGCATCAAATGCACAAAGCGCAGGTGCTTCGTCGGTCCTCGCTGGAGCTGCTGGTGCCTCGGGAGCTGATGCATCTGGCAGCGGCACGGCTGCTGCCACTCAGACCGAGGGTGGCGACAACGACGCCTCGCAGACTGGCTCGGCCATCACCACTTCTGCTCTGACCGCTCTCGTCTCTCAATCTGACACCACTTTCACCACCACCACCGGCTCGACCACCATCTACGAGGGCCAGGAGACTGGTGGCGCTGGAGGTATCGGTGGCGCTATTAGCTCTGCCACTGATTCCGCAGCTTCTGCCGCCTCTTCTGCCGAGTCCTCCGCATCTGATGCTGCTGGATCCGCCATGACCAGCGCATCTGATGCTGCCGACTCTGCCATGTCCAGTGCATCCGAAGCTGCCAACTCCGCCAGCGATGCTGCCGCCTCCGCAACCGACTCCTCGAGCGCTGCTGGTGCCATGATCACCGCTGCCCCAATGCTCGCCATGGGTGCTCTTGCAGCTCTTGCCGCCATGTAA
- a CDS encoding Histone-lysine N-methyltransferase ATXR2, protein MSCQAVTVKRWLSDRASPSSVLLGTPSTKVQVSKTGSGLGLFATRHIEAFSVLLSDAPLILMEPEDDLPELYQKFTRLGRGDQEKYLNLSYHENPSRDALLKDKLLQRGFGKEGLQEMAQVAGIMQNNAFNVDLGDGRGSCHRALFPHVARLNHSCIPNAHVCFYPEQSPGRMVVHTLRPLEADEEIRISYFSILLPYAERQAKAQKWGFTCRCSGCDERAGGFEGSESQRRMCRDFATRQGEMMKRAVVTMMELNDVAGMGRAAVYQAKREDGLVPTLPDLFDGLAMLQAKVLLVQKRETERDSVLSLLEEAVEWEARITGTRSQATSKRLRRLAQFAQKQGPLMIPAIELDASGSYRVKWPQ, encoded by the coding sequence ATGAGCTGTCAAGCAGTCACGGTGAAGCGATGGCTCTCCGACCGTGCGAGTCCTTCTTCTGTACTTTTAGGAACACCTTCAACAAAAGTGCAAGTTTCCAAAACAGGCAGTGGACTCGGACTCTTCGCTACTCGGCACATAGAGGCGTTCTCTGTCTTGCTCTCGGATGCACCGCTCATCTTGATGGAACCTGAAGATGACCTTCCTGAGCTGTACCAGAAGTTCACCAGGTTAGGTCGCGGCGATCAAGAAAAGTACTTGAACCTGAGCTACCACGAGAACCCTTCTCGCGATGCCTTGCTCAAGGACAAGCTCCTTCAGCGAGGATTCGGCAAGGAAGGATTGCAGGAAATGGCCCAAGTGGCTGGTATCATGCAGAATAACGCGTTCAATGTTGACCTAGGCGATGGTCGCGGCTCCTGCCATCGCGCGCTGTTTCCGCATGTTGCCAGACTCAACCATTCTTGCATTCCGAATGCCCATGTGTGCTTCTATCCTGAGCAATCCCCTGGCCGGATGGTAGTGCACACTCTCCGACCATTGGAAGCAGACGAAGAGATCCGAATTTCCTACTTCAGCATCTTATTGCCTTACGCAGAGAGACAAGCCAAGGCGCAGAAGTGGGGCTTCACTTGTCGGTGTTCTGGTTGCGATGAGCGTGCAGGTGGGTTTGAAGGCAGTGAGTCGCAGCGGAGGATGTGCAGAGACTTCGCGACTCGTCAAGGTGAAATGATGAAGCGTGCCGTAGTCACCATGATGGAGCTCAATGACGTTGCGGGTATGGGTCGAGCTGCTGTCTATCAAGCGAAGCGGGAGGATGGGCTGGTGCCAACTCTGCCTGACTTATTTGACGGGTTGGCAATGCTACAGGCCAAGGTCTTGCTGGTACAAAAACGCGAGACAGAAAGGGACAGTGTGCTGTCGCTGTTAGAAGAGGCTGTAGAATGGGAGGCGCGTATTACTGGCACACGCAGTCAAGCCACTTCTAAGCGTCTGCGAAGACTGGCACAGTTCGCACAGAAGCAAGGACCGCTGATGATTCCTGCCATCGAGCTGGATGCGAGTGGCAGCTATCGGGTTAAATGGCCGCAGTGA